In the genome of Deinococcus sp. QL22, one region contains:
- a CDS encoding ABC transporter substrate-binding protein — translation MTKHFPRTALLTTVLTLASLAGAQGTTLTLALPVDIPGFDTQNASTTASETVYTNMFDRLMFFDAAGKLRPALATSYKQINDTTMQLNLRRNVKFHNGDAFTAADVKFTLERGARDAKLFVNDTLKDIKTVKVINDHTVQIVTAGPDPVLLNRLSRRGTEILPSKYLNKVGWTEFNKKPIGTGPFKFNSWKRDDRVVLDINASYWRGKPAWTQLVVRAIPEEATRVNELLTGGVDIAVDIPSQDVKRIRANSKVEVVTQPTSRVMMFAFNMEKDSATSNEKLRAAIDYAIDRKLLIDTVMGGYGTPVAARVTQGVRDAPLSYYKKSVYDPKKAAQMLKEAGYRPGQLTITLQGPKGRYPQDAEILQTVGAMLQAVGINTKIETLEWSAYNSRIWDAGKVTNMGMIGVANSMMDGWFALRTLPCKGTYSNITHWCNPTFDKALDQASSSLDRVQRAALLRQAYAIVASERPMISLFQVHSLIGINKRVDWQPRADEVLWMYEAKPVK, via the coding sequence ATGACTAAGCACTTCCCCCGTACGGCCCTGCTGACCACCGTTCTCACCCTTGCCAGTCTTGCGGGTGCTCAAGGCACTACGCTGACCCTTGCTCTTCCCGTCGACATTCCCGGGTTCGACACCCAGAACGCCAGTACCACGGCTTCCGAGACGGTCTACACGAATATGTTCGACCGCCTGATGTTCTTTGACGCTGCCGGTAAACTTCGGCCCGCTCTGGCCACGTCCTACAAACAAATCAATGACACCACCATGCAACTTAACCTGCGCCGCAACGTGAAATTTCACAACGGTGACGCTTTTACCGCGGCTGACGTCAAGTTTACGCTTGAACGTGGTGCCCGCGACGCAAAACTGTTTGTCAACGACACCCTCAAGGACATCAAAACCGTCAAAGTCATCAACGACCATACGGTTCAGATCGTGACAGCCGGACCAGACCCGGTGTTGTTGAACCGCCTCTCCCGTCGTGGAACCGAAATCTTGCCCTCAAAATATCTCAACAAGGTAGGGTGGACTGAATTCAACAAAAAACCAATCGGTACCGGACCCTTCAAATTCAACAGCTGGAAGCGTGACGACCGCGTCGTTCTGGATATCAACGCCTCGTACTGGCGTGGGAAACCGGCTTGGACTCAATTGGTCGTGCGAGCCATCCCTGAAGAAGCCACTCGGGTCAATGAGCTCCTGACTGGCGGGGTAGACATTGCTGTGGACATCCCTTCACAGGACGTGAAACGGATCCGCGCCAACAGCAAAGTAGAGGTCGTCACCCAGCCAACATCCCGGGTGATGATGTTCGCCTTCAACATGGAAAAAGACTCGGCGACCAGCAATGAGAAACTCCGTGCTGCAATCGACTATGCCATTGACCGTAAGCTCCTGATCGATACGGTGATGGGCGGGTACGGCACGCCAGTGGCGGCCCGGGTAACTCAGGGCGTGCGGGACGCACCCCTGTCCTATTACAAGAAGAGCGTGTACGATCCCAAGAAAGCCGCTCAGATGTTGAAAGAGGCAGGGTACCGTCCTGGCCAGCTCACGATCACGCTGCAAGGTCCAAAAGGACGCTACCCACAAGACGCCGAAATCCTTCAGACTGTCGGTGCCATGCTCCAAGCCGTTGGGATCAACACCAAAATTGAAACCTTGGAGTGGAGTGCTTATAACTCCCGCATCTGGGACGCCGGTAAAGTGACCAATATGGGCATGATTGGCGTAGCCAACAGCATGATGGATGGGTGGTTCGCGCTGCGGACGCTTCCGTGTAAAGGCACGTACAGCAACATCACGCACTGGTGTAACCCCACGTTTGATAAAGCCCTGGATCAGGCTTCTAGCTCACTTGACCGTGTGCAACGTGCCGCACTGCTCCGCCAGGCATACGCCATTGTCGCCAGCGAGCGGCCCATGATTTCTCTCTTCCAAGTTCATAGCCTAATTGGCATCAACAAGCGGGTCGATTGGCAACCTCGCGCAGACGAAGTGCTGTGGATGTACGAAGCCAAGCCTGTCAAATAG
- a CDS encoding ABC transporter permease, translating into MFAYFIRRVLQMIPSLLGISLIVFLLLRLSGDPVRLMLPEDASLEQVQSLRTALGLDQPLLVQYGKFLTQMVTGDFGESIRYTNQSVLQIVIERLPATLELSVAALFVAILISLPIGILAAIKRNSLADRLASTLAVLGRAMPSFWVGILLIMVFATQFQWLPVSGREGWTSIVLPAITLGISLAALLMRLLRSNLIEVLGLDYIRTARAKGLSPRTVVRRHALRNALLSYLTVLGLEMASLLGGAVVTEQVFAWPGVGLLAVQAINSRDMAVVQAVVIIASVIVMVTNLMVDMAYALVDPRIRYT; encoded by the coding sequence GTGTTCGCCTATTTCATCCGCCGCGTTCTGCAAATGATTCCGAGTCTATTGGGCATTTCGCTGATTGTCTTTCTGCTCCTGCGTCTGTCTGGTGATCCGGTGCGTCTCATGCTCCCGGAAGATGCCAGTCTTGAGCAAGTTCAGAGCCTGCGCACCGCCCTAGGTTTGGATCAGCCGCTCCTGGTGCAGTACGGGAAGTTCCTGACACAGATGGTGACTGGCGACTTCGGTGAGTCCATCCGGTACACCAATCAATCTGTCCTCCAAATCGTCATCGAGCGCCTGCCTGCCACCTTAGAACTATCGGTCGCGGCCCTGTTCGTGGCGATCCTGATCTCTCTGCCTATCGGTATTCTGGCAGCCATTAAACGCAACAGTCTGGCTGATCGGCTTGCTTCTACGCTTGCCGTCCTTGGACGAGCCATGCCGAGCTTCTGGGTGGGCATCCTCCTGATCATGGTGTTTGCCACCCAATTCCAATGGCTCCCCGTGTCTGGACGAGAAGGATGGACATCCATCGTGCTCCCTGCGATCACGCTTGGGATTTCTCTCGCGGCCTTGTTAATGAGGCTCTTGCGCTCCAACCTGATCGAGGTGCTAGGCCTGGATTATATTCGCACTGCTCGGGCAAAAGGGCTATCGCCCCGAACGGTCGTCCGTCGGCACGCCCTCCGCAATGCCTTACTGTCCTACTTGACCGTGTTGGGTTTGGAGATGGCAAGCCTGTTGGGTGGAGCAGTGGTCACTGAACAGGTGTTTGCGTGGCCCGGCGTCGGTCTGTTGGCCGTACAGGCCATTAACAGTAGGGATATGGCTGTGGTGCAGGCGGTGGTCATCATCGCGTCGGTCATCGTGATGGTGACCAATCTTATGGTGGACATGGCCTACGCCCTGGTAGATCCCCGCATCAGGTACACATGA
- a CDS encoding ABC transporter permease codes for MTTALPLQRKKPHVVRKWLADPLAIIGLIIFLGFVGMALIAPLLSPYDPSLPDLRARLVPPGSPGHLLGTDQLGRDVLSRLIYGSRVTLIVGFGGVLLTAIIGVVLGLMAGYLGGRVEAFIMRLVDTLIAIPSILLYLTAIGVFGPSLTMLIVVIGLINWTTFARVVRGEVLAMKQREFVEAAHALGQSDVLITLKHILPNILSSVIVVATLNVATIVILEATLSFLGFGVQPPTVTWGGMLSEGRNYVASAWWLATLPGMAISLLSLSLIFLGDRLRDVLDPRLKT; via the coding sequence ATGACCACCGCTCTTCCCCTCCAGCGCAAAAAACCGCATGTCGTGAGAAAATGGTTAGCAGACCCACTCGCGATTATTGGCCTGATTATCTTCTTGGGATTCGTTGGGATGGCCCTGATCGCCCCCCTGCTCTCCCCCTATGATCCCAGCCTTCCTGACCTGCGGGCCCGGCTAGTGCCTCCTGGAAGTCCAGGGCATCTCTTGGGCACGGACCAGCTCGGCCGCGACGTGTTGAGTCGACTCATTTATGGCAGCCGGGTCACCCTCATCGTGGGGTTCGGCGGTGTCCTGCTCACTGCGATTATTGGTGTCGTCTTGGGGCTGATGGCTGGCTACTTGGGAGGTAGAGTCGAAGCCTTCATCATGCGCTTGGTGGATACGCTCATTGCCATCCCCAGTATCTTGTTGTATTTGACTGCTATAGGTGTTTTTGGGCCAAGTCTGACCATGCTGATCGTCGTCATTGGCCTGATTAACTGGACTACTTTTGCTCGCGTCGTTCGGGGAGAAGTGCTTGCCATGAAGCAGCGGGAGTTCGTGGAAGCTGCCCACGCCCTGGGTCAGTCTGATGTGCTGATCACGTTGAAACATATCCTGCCCAATATCTTGTCCTCGGTGATTGTGGTGGCCACTCTGAATGTCGCTACCATCGTCATTCTGGAGGCCACCCTCAGCTTCTTGGGGTTCGGTGTCCAGCCGCCCACGGTGACCTGGGGGGGCATGTTGTCCGAAGGCCGCAACTATGTCGCCAGTGCTTGGTGGCTTGCTACGTTACCTGGCATGGCCATCAGTCTGCTGAGCCTGAGCTTGATTTTCCTTGGCGACCGCTTGCGTGATGTTCTGGACCCTCGTCTGAAGACCTGA
- a CDS encoding IS6 family transposase, producing MTDRKPYRHRFPLSIIQHALWLSHRFPLSERDVQELLHQRGMIVSHETLRQWNIKFALLLTEELRHREPQRGSRWLLDEVCTEMGGKRHWLWRAALESGAVLGILLQSHRDPHAAKTFFERLFVNYDVPDAIHTDKLWSYGAAIRELPVLHTVEHIQVISTARCNNVTLPSHRPPRKQERSQLGFKKPRRAQEFLALDARVSNLHQHTRTTVPALN from the coding sequence TTGACCGACCGCAAGCCCTACCGACACCGTTTTCCGCTCAGTATCATTCAGCACGCCCTTTGGCTCTCCCACCGGTTTCCTCTGAGCGAGCGCGATGTCCAAGAATTGCTGCACCAGCGCGGCATGATCGTTAGTCACGAAACCCTGCGCCAGTGGAATATCAAGTTCGCGCTGCTCCTCACCGAAGAGCTCCGCCACCGGGAACCCCAACGGGGATCCCGGTGGCTCTTGGACGAGGTGTGCACCGAGATGGGTGGCAAAAGACACTGGTTGTGGCGGGCCGCCCTAGAATCCGGCGCGGTGCTCGGCATCCTTTTGCAGAGCCACCGGGATCCCCATGCCGCGAAGACATTCTTTGAACGCCTATTCGTCAACTATGACGTTCCAGACGCCATTCACACCGACAAGCTCTGGAGTTACGGGGCGGCTATTCGAGAACTTCCCGTGCTCCACACTGTGGAGCACATCCAAGTCATCTCAACGGCGCGCTGCAATAACGTGACCTTGCCATCCCATCGGCCTCCCCGCAAACAGGAGCGAAGTCAGCTGGGCTTCAAGAAACCTCGACGAGCGCAAGAATTCCTGGCCCTGGATGCCCGCGTCTCAAATCTCCACCAGCACACCCGTACCACTGTCCCCGCGCTCAATTGA
- a CDS encoding response regulator: MTTPLSRVMIIEDDDLVRTIHRTLVEDTPGFQVVSAVGTLAQAEQDLQHLTVDLLMVDIYLPDGNGLTWASQLPRTSTSPDVIMVTAANDLPTVQAAVRSGVLDFLIKPFDRHRLQTAFQRHSQRRAASSAVHLTQSGVDRLLRHDPVTHLPKGIDAATLAKVQLLLEKSSEAWSAEAAGQHLGVSRITAWRYLEYLVVLSFAGVDVQYQHTGRPLKLYRRAEVLS; this comes from the coding sequence GTGACCACCCCTCTCAGCCGCGTGATGATCATCGAGGATGACGACCTGGTCCGCACCATTCACCGGACGCTGGTCGAGGACACGCCTGGATTCCAGGTGGTCAGTGCGGTGGGTACCCTGGCCCAGGCCGAGCAGGACCTGCAGCACCTGACAGTTGATCTCCTGATGGTGGACATCTACCTGCCGGACGGCAATGGATTGACTTGGGCCAGCCAACTGCCGCGCACATCCACGAGCCCCGACGTCATTATGGTCACCGCTGCCAATGATCTGCCCACCGTTCAGGCGGCCGTACGCAGCGGGGTCCTTGATTTTCTGATCAAGCCATTTGACCGCCACCGGCTTCAGACAGCCTTCCAGCGTCACAGTCAACGCCGCGCCGCTTCCAGTGCGGTTCACCTGACCCAGTCTGGTGTAGACCGATTGCTGCGCCATGATCCGGTGACTCATCTGCCTAAGGGCATCGACGCCGCTACCCTTGCCAAAGTGCAGTTGCTGCTGGAAAAAAGCTCAGAGGCTTGGAGCGCTGAAGCGGCAGGTCAGCACTTGGGTGTGAGCCGTATCACGGCGTGGCGGTACCTCGAGTATCTCGTGGTCCTGTCGTTTGCTGGCGTTGACGTGCAATACCAGCACACCGGCAGGCCACTGAAACTGTACCGTCGAGCGGAAGTGCTGTCATAA
- a CDS encoding ATP-binding protein codes for MRVSSPGSLRQPALADAARLARVSVPPARWRRLRMWQRFFLSQVMVFTVLTLMLAAVQYTSLTARSRQEFGERALMLSRTVANTPTVKAYFDRPDVPLPIDPLLQRMRADVGADFLVVGGRLGMRYAHPFPPVLAQRISTGGGLDDVLTDGDPVEVGVQQFRDFIWGKAEVRGTSGNVIGLVSTGFLLPTVQAGIARVMWGLLPWYGLGLLFALLSSLYLSGRLRRDLFDLEPDQISGLISQHHAVLTALQDGVLVLAGGRVTLANARALAYLRVSEVSALPALPELWPELHELLGGTGQASFQERPSEWQKQPVLLTCYPLPGDRRLVLFRGRAEAVRLAEELTQTQQYVELLRSQTHEFTNRLHTIAGLMQIGRPELALQVIQREASQAQQVSDSVAGIAPPQLAALLAGKIARARELGIHLQVDAASALADHWPEPVIDALLLITGNLVENAFDAVQSQSECCITVMIGEDAEGLQLEVRDCGPGIDPQHLQRPGFSTKGPGRGQGLNLIRQRLLGLEGQLDYFRTSSESVFIVSIPATGDRP; via the coding sequence ATGCGCGTTTCTAGTCCCGGATCGCTGCGCCAGCCCGCGCTGGCAGACGCGGCGCGACTGGCGCGGGTCTCGGTTCCCCCGGCCCGCTGGCGCAGGCTCCGGATGTGGCAGCGCTTCTTTCTGAGTCAGGTCATGGTGTTTACCGTCCTGACGTTGATGTTGGCCGCCGTACAGTACACGTCCCTGACGGCGCGTTCGCGCCAGGAATTTGGGGAACGTGCGCTGATGCTGTCGCGTACCGTTGCCAACACCCCCACGGTAAAGGCGTATTTTGATCGCCCAGATGTGCCGCTGCCCATTGACCCCCTTCTTCAGCGCATGCGGGCAGACGTCGGGGCGGACTTTCTGGTGGTGGGCGGACGCCTGGGCATGCGTTACGCCCATCCCTTTCCCCCTGTTCTGGCACAGCGCATCAGCACCGGAGGTGGGCTGGATGACGTGCTGACCGACGGCGACCCAGTCGAGGTGGGGGTGCAGCAGTTCCGGGACTTCATCTGGGGCAAGGCGGAGGTGCGGGGCACGTCCGGCAACGTCATCGGCCTGGTATCCACGGGCTTTTTGCTGCCCACCGTCCAGGCCGGGATCGCGCGGGTGATGTGGGGCCTGCTGCCGTGGTACGGCCTGGGTCTGCTGTTCGCGTTGCTGAGCAGCCTCTACCTGAGCGGACGGTTGCGCCGCGACCTGTTTGACTTGGAACCCGATCAGATTTCTGGACTGATCTCGCAGCATCACGCGGTCCTCACCGCTCTGCAGGACGGCGTACTGGTGTTGGCGGGCGGGCGCGTGACCCTCGCCAACGCGCGGGCGCTGGCTTACCTGCGCGTATCCGAGGTCTCAGCGCTGCCCGCCCTACCTGAACTGTGGCCTGAACTCCACGAGTTGTTGGGCGGCACGGGCCAAGCCTCTTTTCAAGAGCGGCCCAGTGAGTGGCAAAAACAACCGGTCCTGCTTACCTGTTATCCGCTGCCCGGTGACCGGCGGCTCGTGCTGTTTCGCGGCCGTGCCGAGGCTGTGCGGCTGGCCGAGGAGTTGACACAAACCCAACAGTACGTCGAGTTGCTCCGCTCACAGACCCACGAATTTACCAATCGTCTTCACACCATCGCGGGCCTGATGCAGATCGGCCGACCTGAACTTGCTCTGCAGGTGATCCAGCGCGAGGCCAGTCAGGCCCAGCAGGTCAGTGACAGCGTGGCGGGCATCGCCCCTCCGCAACTGGCGGCCCTGCTGGCTGGCAAGATTGCCCGCGCCCGCGAACTGGGCATTCATCTGCAGGTCGACGCGGCGTCGGCTCTGGCCGACCACTGGCCGGAACCCGTCATCGATGCTTTGCTCCTCATCACCGGCAACCTGGTGGAGAATGCTTTTGACGCTGTACAGAGCCAATCTGAATGCTGCATTACCGTCATGATTGGCGAGGACGCCGAGGGCCTGCAACTCGAGGTCCGTGACTGTGGGCCGGGCATAGATCCACAGCACTTACAACGGCCCGGTTTTTCCACCAAGGGGCCGGGCCGTGGACAGGGACTCAACCTGATCCGCCAACGCCTGTTGGGTCTGGAAGGTCAACTGGATTACTTCAGAACTTCCAGCGAGAGCGTCTTCATTGTGAGCATCCCGGCAACGGGGGATAGACCGTGA
- a CDS encoding extracellular solute-binding protein: MNGCCRQLIGRWVTLLGVACIGAAGAGKSASAQSAAVPAPTRIEFWHIFPDAPRQGWIRERAAAFHRLRPDVLVRPVAYANYPQAFQALATAARTGKAPALVQISEAGTQLAVDSMLFRPLPRAAAAKLGDYLPAVLNYYRVGGQLYGLPFNTSSPVLYANNSLLKKAGLGGRPLPDTLELLTQTCGALKRGGSAGPCMTFPVDAWYFEQWSAQQGALWVDGSNGRQSRATRTFLMGEAVARPLRWLSAMQRAGYYVNTGKIEDNAGATQLFLKGRVAFLMTSSSRIGQVLAGSRQRGFAVQVGRMPVPQGSPRQGMVVGGSSLWIPREITPRSAAAAQDFALYLTGTANLVSWHRLSGYDPLRQSSVNLLRRQGWLQPGQAHTVAVDQFRSTRASPATAGALFGSFYEVRAVLHAAIERVLAGAEVAASLQAAQTRADQIIRAYNARF; this comes from the coding sequence ATGAATGGATGTTGCCGTCAGTTGATCGGACGCTGGGTAACCCTGCTGGGGGTGGCCTGCATCGGTGCGGCTGGGGCGGGCAAGTCAGCGTCGGCCCAGAGCGCTGCCGTGCCCGCTCCTACCCGGATCGAGTTCTGGCACATTTTCCCCGATGCCCCACGTCAGGGCTGGATCCGCGAGCGTGCCGCCGCCTTTCATCGCCTGCGCCCCGATGTTCTCGTCAGGCCAGTCGCCTACGCCAACTATCCGCAGGCTTTCCAGGCACTGGCCACGGCCGCGCGCACGGGAAAAGCGCCCGCCCTAGTACAGATCTCCGAGGCGGGAACCCAACTGGCCGTGGACAGCATGCTCTTCCGCCCTCTTCCTCGCGCCGCCGCTGCAAAGCTCGGTGATTATCTGCCGGCCGTCCTGAACTATTACCGCGTGGGAGGCCAGCTCTACGGCCTGCCCTTCAACACGTCATCCCCGGTGTTGTACGCCAACAACTCGCTGTTGAAGAAGGCCGGTCTGGGGGGGAGGCCGCTTCCCGATACGCTTGAACTGCTGACGCAGACCTGTGGCGCACTCAAGCGCGGGGGCAGTGCTGGCCCCTGCATGACCTTTCCAGTGGACGCCTGGTACTTTGAGCAGTGGAGCGCACAGCAAGGGGCCTTGTGGGTCGACGGGAGCAATGGACGGCAGAGCCGGGCTACGAGGACTTTCTTGATGGGGGAAGCGGTCGCGCGGCCTCTGCGCTGGCTCAGTGCGATGCAGCGGGCTGGATATTATGTCAACACCGGCAAGATCGAGGACAATGCGGGCGCCACCCAGCTCTTTCTCAAAGGCCGAGTGGCGTTCTTGATGACTTCTTCGTCGCGTATCGGCCAAGTCTTGGCAGGCAGCCGTCAGCGGGGGTTCGCCGTGCAGGTGGGCCGGATGCCCGTGCCACAGGGGAGTCCGCGTCAGGGGATGGTGGTCGGTGGCAGCAGCCTATGGATCCCACGCGAGATCACGCCGCGGAGCGCCGCCGCCGCCCAAGACTTCGCGCTGTACCTGACCGGCACGGCCAACCTGGTGTCCTGGCACCGCCTGAGCGGCTACGATCCTCTGCGTCAGAGCAGTGTGAACCTGCTGCGGCGGCAGGGCTGGCTCCAGCCTGGTCAGGCACATACCGTGGCCGTCGATCAGTTCCGAAGCACGCGTGCTTCACCCGCCACGGCGGGGGCGTTGTTCGGCAGCTTCTATGAAGTCCGCGCCGTGCTGCATGCGGCCATCGAACGCGTGCTGGCAGGCGCGGAGGTGGCTGCCTCGCTGCAGGCGGCGCAGACCCGCGCCGACCAGATCATCCGCGCCTACAATGCGCGTTTCTAG
- a CDS encoding ABC transporter substrate-binding protein: protein MKRLLTLTLFATAVTAGAQGNLTFVCGAQADWCQAVANAYKKETGGEAKFLRLSAGESLARLRAEKANPGFDVLFGGTGDVHEAGTKEKLLTYYKPRAWNDLYPELRQQVKNAYIPLYTGALGFAVNDTVLKKRNLPAPTDWPDLGDPRYKGLVAMPNPNTSGTAYTMITTLIQIYGEDKAFDLLKKIHNNVPRNGYTRPGSGAAFLAARGEVAVGVTFMHDAVAQNVRGFPVRAVAPKAGTGTEIGGVSLVTGGPNAGAGKQFIDFVLKPETQKLAATVQSFQIQSNAKTPVAAASPKLDKIKLIDYDFGKWGESATRARIISRWTKEVFPLPRR, encoded by the coding sequence ATGAAACGATTGCTGACCCTTACTCTCTTTGCCACAGCGGTTACGGCTGGCGCGCAGGGCAACCTGACTTTTGTCTGCGGCGCACAGGCCGACTGGTGTCAGGCAGTGGCCAATGCCTACAAGAAAGAGACTGGCGGCGAGGCCAAGTTCCTGCGCCTGTCGGCAGGCGAGTCACTGGCCCGCCTCCGCGCCGAGAAGGCCAACCCTGGCTTTGACGTGCTGTTCGGCGGCACCGGCGACGTTCACGAAGCAGGCACGAAAGAAAAGCTGCTGACCTACTACAAGCCTAGGGCGTGGAACGATTTGTATCCTGAATTGCGCCAACAGGTCAAGAATGCCTATATCCCGTTGTACACCGGGGCACTGGGCTTCGCGGTCAACGACACCGTGCTCAAGAAGCGCAACCTGCCCGCCCCCACCGACTGGCCTGATCTGGGCGATCCCAGGTACAAGGGCCTCGTCGCTATGCCCAACCCCAATACCTCCGGCACGGCGTATACGATGATCACTACCCTGATTCAGATTTACGGTGAGGATAAGGCGTTTGACCTGCTCAAGAAGATTCACAACAATGTGCCGCGGAATGGCTACACCCGTCCCGGCTCGGGAGCAGCGTTCTTAGCAGCGCGCGGTGAGGTGGCCGTGGGCGTGACCTTCATGCACGACGCAGTGGCTCAGAACGTGCGCGGCTTCCCGGTGCGGGCGGTAGCACCTAAGGCGGGAACGGGAACGGAAATCGGGGGTGTCAGCCTGGTCACCGGCGGCCCCAACGCGGGGGCAGGCAAGCAGTTCATCGACTTCGTGTTGAAGCCCGAGACACAGAAGCTGGCGGCGACGGTGCAGTCGTTCCAGATTCAGTCCAACGCCAAGACCCCCGTGGCTGCGGCCTCGCCCAAACTGGACAAGATCAAGCTGATCGACTACGACTTCGGGAAATGGGGCGAGAGTGCCACCCGCGCCCGCATCATCTCGCGCTGGACCAAGGAGGTCTTCCCATTACCACGGCGGTAA